The following is a genomic window from Penaeus chinensis breed Huanghai No. 1 chromosome 7, ASM1920278v2, whole genome shotgun sequence.
GGGATACTTTTTTCTAGGAGACGTAAATAAAGCTCCTTTGTGCTAGGGACctttcatataaaataatatatatatatatatatatatatatatatatatatatatatatatatttatatatatatatacatatatatatatatttatgcatatgtgtgtgtaaatataaatataaatacagtgtgtatatatttgtgcgtatggatgtatatatgcatgtatggataaatacacacatatatgcacacaaacacacataaatgtgtgtgcgtgattgtgtatgtatatatatatatatatatatatatatgtacatacacacacacgcatatatatgtgtgtgtttacatatgtgaaatatatatagatgccaGGATATGTAGCctacagcacacatacacaaatatatatatatatatatatatatatatatatatatatatatgtgtgtgtgtgtgtgtgtgtgtgcgcgcgcgtgtgtgtgtgtgtgtgtgtgtgtgtgtgtgtgtgtgtgtgtgtgtgtgtgtgtgtgtgtgtatgtgttcatatatgtgtatatacatgcgtgtgtgtacacatatgtatatatatatatgcgtctgtcttatgagtacatttatgtgtatatgtatgtatatatgaatacatatgtatgtgtgttagtatgtgtgtgtgtgtgtgtgtgtgtgtgtgtgtgtgtgtgtgtgtgcgtgtgtgtatgtatgtatgtgtttgtgtgtgtgtgggtgtgtaggtgtgtgtgtgtgtgtgtgtgtgtgtgtgtgtgtgtgtgtgtgtgcacatgcaaatAAGTATGTGTGACTTCATACATGGGCATGTTTGTGTTTGACCCAAAACAAAAGCGTATATGTATCAGTAAAATCCGTTTTCGTAAATGGTGCACACCGGATACCGCAAACGTAATTCAAAATCCTCATCATTCATCTCGCCCGCACGTAATATGATTAAGCAATTGAGACTCATTTATGCCACAGTAAAGGTGAGCGGTTCTAGGCAGCGGAAGCAGTTGACATATGCCTTCAGGAGACAGGTGACGAGTAATAAAAGTAGCGTTTGTCTTTTCAGTATTCTTTTAAATTAACTATTTACTGTCAGAGTTATGTCGGATTTACGATATCTGTGTCAATTTCATTCGCGTTTTACAATTTTGTTTCAGCTTAAATTAAACAGTCATGTCCTTTTGGACGTCACTATGGGGCTCCTTCATAGCCCTCTCACGATACACTATGGGTGTTTCTCCGACAGCTAAAGATATAAAGCAAGCCATTCGGATCATCAATTCATATAAAGTTTAATTCCCGAATTCGTTTTAAAATTGTACATAGTATAACAGATTTACTCTTTGACAGTAGTCCCAtaaatttttttcctattttcctatatatctatttgtatatttgtatgtctagctagctccttttttctctctttattttatcttttctcttttttcttttatttatagaaATCACGTTTTAACTTCTTACTGTTCTCCGCATTCACCATGGGCACAAGCTCTTATTTCCGCCAAAAGTCAAGATTCTTTAGAATTGCCTCCACTAACAGGTCAGTCACCCTTCATTTGGTAGTTACAACAATAGTTCTAGATTACGCTTTCCGTTTTTTAATTGTGAACGTCACCGTTCGTGTTGCTTACTTTGAAAAGTTACATCCCTTCAGTTTTCTATCATccaaaaacatttttattttagaaAACACTGAAAACCTTTCCACAATAAATTTCATGGTCCCATACTTTTAGGTTTAGTGTAACATTTATAgttatacctatatttacatttatgtttatatatctatatatatatatatatatatatatatatatacactgaggaATATATACACAAGCGTGTAAGGTACGTATGTATTTTCTATCaattcctgtttttgtttgttcacaGTTGGAGTATACTACTTACTTTCGCCTTCGCCAAAGAGAGGGTCGGCTGGACAGTGGAGAAGGGAGCGGCTGAGGAGAATTACGAGAGACACGCAGTAGAAAAAGAAACAGCTCGACGTCTGATGCATCTCAGTCGATCTCTATCTTCATCATGTTCACTAAGGTGTAAATCGAGTCtaagtactaatatatataaatatatatagagagagagagagagagagagagattcatctaTCTTCAGAACGTTTGCCAAGCCTAAATAAGGGCACTATAAAGGCACAGTGTTTATACTTGcaataacatgtgtatatatacatatatatgtactgtgtgtgtatatatatactgtacattaaTCAGCCAGATTTTCTCATTCTACCTTTCCGCtgatcttttcatcattatcatgctttcccattctttatatttttccctttgcATATTTGACATTCTGCCTCCCCTTTCAGACCGCCGTTGCTCTCGCCCTTGTAGCCGTCGCTTTGGCTGCTCTCCCCGGCAACTTATGACGTAAGCAATGTCTCACATTCAGGATTACATACCCTCGATAAATGCAccatttcttagttttttttttttttttttttttttttgtttttagtctcCTGCTAAGTACGATTTCAACTACGTTGTCAAAGACGACTACTCTGGAAACGATTTCGGTCACCAGGAAGCACGCGACGGATACAACACTCAGGGTTTCTACTACGTCCTGCTTCCCGACGGCTGTCTGCAAAGGGTCACCTGCAATGTCAACGGCGACTCTGGCTACGTGGCTGAAGTCAGCTACGAGGGAGAGGCCCAGTACACCGAGTACCATCCTGCTCCTGTCTACAAGCCTACCTCTGCCTACGAACTCGTTCCCACTTACACGCCAACCCCTGCCTACGAACCCGCCCCTACTTACGCCTAAGTGTGTATAATttaatatatgcaaaatatttatTAAACGAAAACCAGAGCATCTAATTGTTTTACCTTTCAACCTGAAAATATTAGCATTTTTAGTAAAACGTTCAAATGCTTGTCTATGTATAaagctgcgtgtgtatgtgtaaataaatatttctcGTATTTCAAACGTCATGGAGTGAGATAATACAGGATTGTGCATCTCAGCGTGGGAAATGATACGTTTATCGATATTAATTACTCAATTTACATAtcaaatagtaaatgataatgataatggtgttgctTCGGATATCAACGACGTAACTTTTAGTCAAGTGTTTTTTCTGCTGTGTAGGCTCAAGGTATTGTTCGGTAGAATCTTGGAAACTGGAGTAATCTATAGAAATAAGGCAAATAAAATGAATTTAATGCATTTAAATTTCTGCGCTATTTTGCAATTGTCATGTCATATTTTAGATTTTAGTGTCATTTTCCTCAGTGTTTAAGCTTCGTGTTTTAACTTAAATGAAAGTCGTGTTCACTTTCAAACCATTGTTGATCATATTTCTGTGGTTTCCTAAAAACCGTCATGCGATACGCTTTTTCTGTAACCTATGGCTCAAAGAAGATTCACATGTACATATTAGTGAAATTTACCGTAAGTTCCATACCAGGATTGAATATTAAGATGCCAGTATTTTCCGGCATCAAAATTTCTAGATAATAATACAAGAGTCAAAATGCCAGTTTTCGATTagctttatctttatcgttgatgtatatacagtatattgtacatatatttatgtggggGGGTGGGGCAAGGGTGGTATGAATGTGTGGTTGAAGAAAATTTGAAAATTCATGTTTATTGAAAAATGTGCTAGTAATTGTACAGCTATTTACACATTGAAATGAACAAATACCTTATGAAGAAACAGCAATATATGATAGAGATGCTTTACAAATGCTCCGTTATGGAATCTTCCTGAAAGGTGTTTTTCCGACAGTTAAAGATAATAAGCAAACCATTCAGATCAGCAATTCAATTAGATTGTGAATTCACTTCACAAATAGATCATAAGAAATAAATTCACTCCATGAAAGTAGTTCCACATATTTTCCCctaattttctatatatctacttatgtatcttccacctcttttttcccttatgtctcttttttccgttttcttttactcATAGAAACACGTTTTGCCCTTCTTACTGTTCTTCAAGATTCTTTAGAATTGCTTACACAAACAGGTCAGTCACCCTTCATTCGGTTCGGATAAATAAAAGTTAATTTTTTCGGAAAACAGTAAGCGCTAACACTCACACTTCATTCAGAGGTAATTAGAGTATACTACTTACTTTCGCCATCGCCAAGGTGAGGGTCGGCTGGACAGTGGAAAAGGGAGTGGCTGAGGAGAGTTTACGAGAGTCACACAGTATAAAAGGCAACGGCTCGACGTCTGAGGCATCTCAGtcgatttctatctatcttgatCATGTTTACTAAGGTGTGAAATGAGTCGTAAGTGCaccaaatttatatgtgtatatatattcatttatcttcacGTTAGCCAAGTGTAATTATGTACGCacagtatatatacgtgtaaatgtatttgtgcatatatatatatatatatatatatatattaattgacaatataattttctcattctatttttcCGTTACTCTATTAATCGTTATTTCCTTAATCAATCTCTCTAAATTTCCGTCAATTTACAGAAATATTGACCTCTTCCCATTCTTAGTATATTTGACATTTTGTCTCCTCTTTCAGACCGCCGTCGCTCTCGCCCTTGTGGCTGTCTCTTTGGCTGCTCCTTCACAGCCTTCTTACGACTACTCTCCTCCGGCAACTTATGACGTTAGTAATACCCCATATTCTGAGAATTTTTGACTTTCTATGCTTAATGAATGAATCGTTTCGCATAGTTCAATTACAAACTAaatgcttctttttattttcagtcTCCTGctaagtacgacttcaactacgctGTCAAGGATGACTACTCCGGAaacgacttcggtcaccaggaAGCACGCGACGGATACAACACTCAGGGTTCCTACTTCGTCCtgcttcccgacggtcgtctgcagaggGTCACCTACACTGTCAACGGCGACTCTGGCTACGTGGCTGAGGTCAGCTACGAGGGTGAAGCCCAGTACCCCGAGTACCATCCTACTCCTGCCTACAAACCTGCTCCTGCTTACAAGcctgcccctgcttacaagcctgcccctgcgtacaagcctgcccctgcttacaagcctgcccctgcttacaagcccgctcCCACTTACACGCCTACCCCTGCCTACGAACCCGCCCCTACTTACGCCTAAGTGTTTACAATATAACATATGCAAGATATTTATTAAACGAAAACCTAAACATCTAGCTTTATTACCTATCAACCTGAAAACATTAACGAAATATTTAGAGACAAACACCTTCCTTTAAATTCAATCAATTATCTATAACCGTTCAAATGCCTGTGTATAAAGTTGTGTGTCtgaataaatgtttgtgtgtatccgtAATATAAAGATCATGATGTGTCGAAACGAATGAGAAAATACTGACTTGGGCATTTCAGCGTTGGAAATGGATACCTCTATTGATATACAATATTTAACTGACATGTCAATAGGTAAAGCATACATAATAGTTTTGCGACGCATATCAGCGAAGTGACTTTTGGTCAAGCGTAACTCCGTTATTTAGGCTTaccaaggcatttttttttttttttttttttaaacatgatcGTGGAAACAGGAATAATTATCCTACAGAAATATGGAAACTAAAATATAGTTAAGGTATTTGCAATCCCGCCTTATCATTCTGCCATTCTTTCACTTTCGTTTCTGAAGGTATTTTCCGTTATAAAAGTCAAGATATTTCAGGTTTGCGATTTTACGTGTCATCTTCCTCTGAGTTTAGGTTTCGAGTTTAAACTTTAGTGAAACCTGCTTACTCGCAGATCGCTGTCGGCCATGTCCTTGTGGCCGCCAGTGTGATGCTCCCTGACAGTCGTCGTACGATACGATTCTTCTGGCGTATGGATAACTCACATGTACTGCACAAATTTGTAAAGGATACCGGATTTTTTATGGTATTTGATAACAACATACCGGTATTTGGTATTTGATACCAGCATATCAGTATTTTTCGGTATCAAATTTGCGAGATTATAACAATACGAAAATTAAAGTACCAGCGTGCGAAGACATTTTAAtcgtacatggatatatatatatatcatgcaaatgtgtgtttgtgcgtgtggtggaggggaatggggggatggggggtcggAGGGAATTTTTGTCTATctagcaaatataaatatatgatggaTCGTTTATTATgtcttattatctattatctttttgtctctgctcatctatctttttgtcttttacttactttgtttctcttttctctttcctttcttttctctcgcttttatctttccttttcttttctctcgcttttctctttcaaTTCCTTTAAACTACTTTTCTACCCTCCATATCGTCCTTCGTCTTGCCCACGAACAAGATTCTCCGAAATTGCTTATACGAACAGATTAGTCAGCCTATATATGAAATCCTTCTAGTTCtagatgtttttttcttgaaatcGCTGAGATTACTTATGAAAGTTGCACCCGTTCAGCTTCAGATGATCTCTTTGCCGTTACAAGGCAGTTATCCCTTGGAAGGCAGCACCATGAaagataattttttatattttacaagaTAATGAACGATGTTCCTTCCGCAGTGAAATTCTTACGCTTGGTTCACTTACGCCGCGGTCTAAATGTCTGCTTTATGATTTAGACGTAtacttacatttttattcatgattacttttatatttatatataatgaaagtatACACAAGTGAGTGAGGTACGAATgcattttgcttatttgtttccTTACACTTCATTCAGAGGTAATTAGAGTTTACTACTTTCGCCGTCGCCAAGGTGAGGGTCGACTGGACAGTGGAAAAGGGAGTAGCTAAGGAGAGTTAACGAGAGTCACGTAGTATAAAAGGCAACAGCTCGACGTCTGATGCATCTCAGTCGATCATCTATCTTCATCATGTTCACTAAGGTGCGAATCCAGTCTAAAGAAGTACacttatgtacagtatatacagtgttgtgtgtatatgtccatatatacacatactcatcgatttcttattttctttttaatcagcCATATTAATTAATACAGTTTATATATTAGTTCCTCTTTTAAtcgttcttttcatttctcaGTCTCTTATGTATTTCTATCTTCGAATCATCCTTACTATATCTGACATTTTGTGTCGTATTCCAGACCGCCGTCGCTCTCGTCCTTGTGGCCGTCGCTTTGGCTGCTCCTTCACAGCCTTCTTACGAGTACTCTCCTCCGGCAACTTATGACGTAAGCAATATCCCGTATTCTGAGGATTTTATACTTAAATCTGCCTAATCAGTGTTTCATGTCTCATAGCTCAgactgataatgattttttttttttttcagtctcctgctaagtacgacttcaactacgctGTCAAGGACGACTACTCCGGAaacgacttcggtcaccaggaAGCACGCGACGGATACAACACTCAGGGTTCctacttcgtcctccttcccgacggtcgtctgcagaggGTCACCTACACTGTCAACGGCGATTCTGGTTACGTAGCTGAGGTCAGCTACGAGGGTGAAGTCCAGTACCCCGAGTACCATCCTactcctgcctacaagcctgctcctgcttacaagcctgcccctgcttacaagcctaCTCCTGCTTACAAGCCTGCTCCAGCCTATGAACCCGCTCCCACTTACACGCCTGCCCCTGCCTACGAACCCGCCCCTACTTACGCCTAAGTGTGTATAAACTAACATATGCAAGATATTTATTAAACGAAAACCCAAGCATCTAGTTGTATTACCTTTCAACCTAAAAATATTGACAAAATTCATTGTGTGTTAACAGATTTCTGTGTAACCGTAAAGATTATGATATGtcgaaacgaataaaaaaatgcaggtttgtgtatatgtatatatacatatacaaatatatgtgtatatatacacatatgtatgtatatgtatgtaatatatatatatgttatatatttatgtatatatatgtaatatatacataaatatatacatataacagacatatatatacatacatacatgggtttcctggtgaccgaagtcgttTCTTTAATAGTCGTCCTTAACGGCGTAGTTATAATCGTACTTACCGGGAGCCTAAAGAAGAGTAGAATTAGTATGAATTTTATTTAGGCAATCGatactatttatgttattataagaTTTTGGCACAGAGTTTTCATACGCCATGGGTTGCTGGATTAGTATATCCGTAGGAAGGCTGTGGAGGAGCAGCCAGAGTCACGGCCACATGGGCAAGAGCGATGACGGTATGAAGAGATATGAATACAATATTAATGTtcagtgtttatatacatactaatctaaatgtatgcatgtacaacacacatacatataggcatagatatggatatatatgtagatataaatatagatatagatacagatataagataaatatgtatgtttgtaggcatatctatatatgcctacatacatatatgtgtatatctatatgtatacatatatttatgcacacacacacacacacatatatatatatatatatatatatagatagatagatagatatagatatatatatgcatatataaacatttatatatacatatatatacatatacatatatatcatatatatatatattataagcacaTGGACAAGTAAACGAAAACATCTGGATAAAATCGATATTGAATATACCGAAGAATCACACAACCTCACATCTGAAGATAATATAGAATCCGAACCTTAGTGAACAGGATGATGAATATAGATCGAATGTGATGCATTTGATCAAAGAGCAATTGGCTTTTATACTCATGATCATGCCCCTCAGCCCCTTCGTTTTCCTTCCTAGATCAAAAGCAGTTTACGCTAGTATGAATGGAAACCGTGTACGcaagaatgtatgtgtatacatacacttgtttgtgtatatgcatatatatgtgcgtgtgtgtatatgtatatatgtataaatatatacatatatgtgtgtatataaatatatacatatgtacaaataaataaatgtgtgcgtgtgtttttgtgtgcgcacgcgcacgcgtgtgtgtgtgtgtgtgtgtatagatagaaatatatgagtacatatatacattttatatatgaacatatatatataaatatatgatatatatattggtatgagagcaagaaaaaataaacatatagagatagatatacataaatgtatgtatgtgtacatatacatgaatacatacgcacgcactcacgcacacatacatacacacacgcacatacacacccatacccacatacatacacacacgcacatacacacactcccacatacttatatatatatatatatatatatatatatatatatacatacatatatgtatatgtgtgtgtgtgtgtgtgtgtgcattaaggaatttatgtatatgtgtatatatatgtgtatttattgatacttatatacacataattgtgtatgttatatatgaatacacgcgctcaaacagatatatagatagatagatatagatatacatatatatgtatgtgtgtgttttttgtgtgtatatgtgtgtgtgctttgtgtgtatgtgttttgtttgtatatacatatttttataaacgcatacacatatatatgcgctcacatacacacacacatatatatgtgtgtgtgtgtgtgtgtgagtgtgtgattatatatatatatacataagtgtgtgtttgtgcgcgtgtgtgtgtgtgtgtgcgtatgtatgtgtgtgtgtttacatatatatatatatacatatgtatgatttgaatgtgcacacgtacacaaacacacatgtatgtatgtatgcatatgtatatatatgtatgtatataagtatatttatgtgtatatatacacatgtccaagtagaacaacgaaaggaagtaaaggaaaacacacgaatatgccaaaggcctttccactttactgcttcatcagggcatataagacaagagatacacagaggtgtatatatacatgtactgagcggtcaggtcacgttgGTAAGGCGTTCAACGACCTTTGCTAGGTCGTGGCTCCCTGTTGCGGTGTTGAGGTTGTTGGTTGAATGTATGAACGCCGCTTTTACCAACTTCCTTTGCcatgttcgacatgaattccacacgtgtgttcctcatatacagatgtatatgtgtatatgtgtatgtatgtcaatatatacatgtatatatgtatgtatgtatgcctgtatatacatatatgtttatatatgaacacttatgtgtgtgtgtacacacatacctatacgtgtgtgtgtatatatatacacatatacccatacgtatacatttacatacttatgtatatataaatatatatatgcatatatatatttatatatgtgtgtgtgagagagagagatggatgaatattTATCAAACGGCATTTGTAGTATTCATATGCATCAACTACCAAACCTCAGAATAAAATCTGCAGATATACCAGTGTAGTAATTTAACATAAATACCACTGTGAAATGATAACCATAtacctctgttttcttttttacataggCTTATAGCGAAATTCGAGATCAGCCGtctataaaatgaaaaattattttcTGAGGATACAGACAGGtgtacgtgattttttttttttttttttttttttttttttttatatacttttccaTATACAAATATGCCCACTGCTTGTTATAGGTAACAACACATACAGACAGGAAGATATTTAGAGGAATATATGGATAAacaatagactgagagatagacagatagacatacacaacaGAGAGACAGCTAGGTCTGATTGATTTAGataagacagataaagatagattgactggaatatataaaacatatttagatagacagataaatagatagatagacaaatatgcgCATTCATTGCAGAATGCTCACATTCCCCGATGCCAGACTAAAATTACACGATATGAGCAGCATCCAGGTAGACTCACTAACCAATCAGTCATATGGGCCCCAGCTAAGTACAGCTTTCACTACACCGGCAAGACTACACCGGAAACAGCTTCAGCCCCAAGGATGCTTCCAGGGAGTATATTACTAGGGGTTCCTACTGCGTCCTGCTCCATGACGGTCATCTAAGATTTGAACTGCTTGGCTAAGGTTAAATTACGTGGATGAAGCCCAGTTCACCGAGTACAAGTCAACTCCTAACCACGGCACAAGTAATGCTGAACATATCAGCGACGAAAAGCTTAAAACAAATTTTTGGTTGACATTTATGTTTATCATATGATAATCTCGTGCGCTTATATCTcttcattatgaaaatatatatccatacgcatacatatatatatcgcttgaataatgtttcgtatatatatttatatgtatatataagtatatgtaaatgtgtatatatatatatatttatatatatgagaatacatatatgtatatatacatatatatggatatgtatatgtatatgtatgtattcatttgtgtatatatacatatatatatatataggtttgtgtgtgttgaataaTTGTAGTtaccagcatctctctctctctctctctctctctctctctctctctctttctctctctctctaatatttttgCAACCATGTGATTACTTGATTACTGCATTTACATACggtttattaacttatttacacACGCATCGTGCTCTTGAAAATAATAGATTCATAGATATTTACAAGATAAGTTATATCTTAGATCTCGGAGTCTATACAATTATTTGGCGGATGTCATTCCATTATATTCTTGACAGACTGCAGATAAGGGTGTGAATCGGAAAAATCTATGAAATGAGAAAGGGCCGCATatcaattatgttaataatttaGGGTAGGCATTTTATATATAAGGCGCATGTGCAATAGCTATTTTACCAGCTCCTATAGTCTTTGAAAATCTTTATCTCATACTAGGGTGGATCGCTTTCTTTTTGttgatgtatatttctttctctgccAAGCTCTTCCTTACAAAGGTATAATCCTTTTTATAGTTAATTAGTTGCTTAATACTTGTGTCTATAAGAGCAAGATCAGGtcgcagagggaagagagattttgggatcatatattttgtatacttttatatgtctCTGTCTTGGGTACATTGTGCATGATTTAGACTTAGGGGTGTATGGAtaaatgatgatgtatatatatatatatatccatatatatatatatatttatatatatatatatatatatacatgcatatgtgtgtgtgtgtgtgtttgcgtttgcgtgtttctctgtgtataaagagaagggttgggggggggggggtcatacttatacatatacaaatggtaAACTTGTAAATGTGCTGCTATTAGTTAATTATTAAAATCAAATGTATGTTTACTGACCTTATATAAATCATCGATAAAGCACAACAGTATACACAGTATACAATCAAAACTACTTGCTTTCGCTCCTCCCAAGGTGAAGGAGGGTTAGAGGGTGGAAAGG
Proteins encoded in this region:
- the LOC125026865 gene encoding cuticle protein 7-like, producing the protein MRYAFSVTYGSKKIHMYILVKFTVRVGWTVEKGVAEESLRESHSIKGNGSTSETAVALALVAVSLAAPSQPSYDYSPPATYDSPAKYDFNYAVKDDYSGNDFGHQEARDGYNTQGSYFVLLPDGRLQRVTYTVNGDSGYVAEVSYEGEAQYPEYHPTPAYKPAPAYKPAPAYKPAPAYKPAPAYKPAPAYKPAPTYTPTPAYEPAPTYA
- the LOC125027262 gene encoding cuticle protein 7-like translates to MFTKTAVALVLVAVALAAPSQPSYEYSPPATYDSPAKYDFNYAVKDDYSGNDFGHQEARDGYNTQGSYFVLLPDGRLQRVTYTVNGDSGYVAEVSYEGEVQYPEYHPTPAYKPAPAYKPAPAYKPTPAYKPAPAYEPAPTYTPAPAYEPAPTYA